Genomic segment of Apostichopus japonicus isolate 1M-3 chromosome 8, ASM3797524v1, whole genome shotgun sequence:
ATCTAAATAGATTCAAAATACAGATCAATACATTTGTGGGTATTTAACCTGACCTTGGCAACATCTTTCATAACTTTCGATAATTCAGCCCTAAACATTCCAATTTTGTGATTTATGTAAGATCAACTAAGCCACAACGTTTTTCGTCAGACGTATGGATGATATTTACTGTACCTTTGACCAGTTTTATGATCAGTACTTTGTGAAACCATAAGGACACGTTTgacatttatataaatttacGAACTGACATCACACTGCGCTGGTATATTGTTCATGTCATTCGCCTAATCGTATGGGCCTAGTCGCTTAACCGCACATGGGCTGTTGGATTGAACAGTTTTGCATCACAAATGCTGCTGTGGTGTAACTTCTTATTTTCACCTTAATATACTTTGAGCGGTTTACACACATTATTGACGTGCTATCTGTTTACGTGTAATACATTGCTAAACGTTATAAATTCCTAAGAGGAAGTTTTTGAAaaagtatttttgttttgaaattattcgttatgaaagaaacaaatcCTTTTTTAagaagttttggtattttgatttgaaatttattgcaaaaaacaaatttatgttgctTCCTTTATACTTTGTATAATATTTCTTACATGATGTgaacgaaatgaaaaaaaaaattataatgtCAATACCAATGATAAgttttatgtcattttttttttcttatcgtGCTTGAAATAACTTACTTGTGTTTCAGTCTACATTATTGTATGATATAGGCTAAGTTAGCTCAGTACAAAGTTAGGTCCGTGTGAAAATTTTAGTGAGATAAATCATCCGTATTAATGGGTCAAAAAACCCGCAGCAATCACCCGATCAGTTATGGATCCATTTTTGGAATTTAGTATTTCAGACTCAAATTATTTGATACCCTATACTGTCTGCTAAAGTAGCGAAATTTAGGATGGGAGCAGGACAATTGATATGGAGATTTGTGTGGACCTCTAAATGACCTTCACTCGTCGCACTTTGAAACTGCTCTCCGTAAAATCATCATACCACATGAAGTTCCTTCATGGAAATGTATAACGAGCGTCTTCCGGAAAGTCCAGTGCAATGTTTAAAGCAGTCATGACGTCAACCTATAAAATACAGGAACTAATTCATGCATATCTTAATAATTACGCTATAGTAGTTGGATGCTATATGCACATATTCTTTTAAACAATAATTGAAGCTACGGCAGTGAATCAGAATAGCCAAGAGCGGAAACTTTTTAAGCTCTATTTAACTGATATTTCTAGCCGTTACGGAGAAGGTCATGTGTGAAACCTAACCTAAGAAATGTTTTCCTCAAAGTGCATATATAGGTGCTAAAGCTTCATGCCTTGCAACGCAACCTCATGTCTGAGATTATAAACCCGAGTCACCCTTCTCCCCTTCCTCCCTGTCACCTATACTCTCCCCCAACAAAATCGACTACATCCGTAATCTCTCTCAGTAATGAGACAACCGGCCACATTTAAGCTCCTTTAATTCGTCCAcaaaaactatatatttaaGGTATACTTTGCGATATGTTACGTCAAAGTACCTCTAATTGTCTCAAAACTGCTGCAGACTAACTAATTAAAAAGATTGGTACAACGGAATTATTGTGATCTTGTCGTCTGTCAAGATTTCTTTTGATCGCTCTAAAAGCTTCTTGGTCTAAGAGCACACCGTTGAAGAGGGATTAAAGCTACGTTCAAGTATAGCGACCTAAACCGTAAAAGTTAATTAAACCTATAACTGGTGTTACCAGTTTATGTGTTGATCATCTTACTAAGTGTGACTGAAATACAATAAGTACTACCGCTAAGAGCATAAGAGGTATACTTAAAACTGACAAAGAACTCattaaaaacaaagagaaaagatTTCTTTGAAGCTTAATTTAAAACTAGTATCTTGACTTTCTCGACATCAAATGCATGCTGCTAGCCGTGTGTAGTTTTGTTAGAGAGCTAATGGAAGAAAGAAATCATTTATTCATTAGAGTTTGATAAATATAACCTGTTCCCTCTTTAGGGATATACGGAGATAAATTAAATTGTACTATAGTACACCTTGAATAGCATCACATACCCTGTGTGTTAACTGATAAAATAGACCTGAGTATGGTTTattgatatgtatgtatgtatgtatgtatatgtgatcttcccgcaagcaggaactcgcgaaagaagccatggaggcttatagactcgcaagctgaccgaagccaatctctcggcacacatccatttaacgtccatgtcgggaagttgttattgaacaacacccttgccagacgacacacattgctgtcggcggggaatcgaaccggggatctcatgactgggagacgccggcgttaaccactaggctatacactccgccgtTATTTATATTTGAAAGTATTTGAAAGTTCATATTAGGCTACAAAATTACCAACTTATTTGGGTCCATTAAATCTTCTCCGACGAACTTTTTCGATCTCAATTTTCAAGCCATTATAAGATGgacaagatcgtgatacgtggcggaggttaatcactgcagcatgtcggatagacgagactcaacttactactactactaagaTGGAAAAGACGATTAACAATAGCTAACTCTTCATATACGTGCAGGGCAAACTGGGGCATAAATTGTTATAACGACGCAGTCGGCCCCCAACCTGGGGCATTGAAACAATTGGGGCATTTGCCGGATCGGACAAAACTAGCTACAAATTCGATACTTCAGCACCTCAAAATTTTCGCACCTGGTGTCGAGTCAATGTGTCAGTATATAGGTTCCATCCGCCCATTTACTTTTTATGTCAGTGTTCCAACCAATGTCAAATTAGAGGGAGTCGGCCGATcagatttgaatatatatatattcccaactcattacgattttcatttatatatatatatatatatatatatcggtacCATACGTATGTCTAAGTACGGATGTACCGTAATGTCCAGGTACACTTACGAGGTTGCTGCTAGGTCATATGTTTAGCAAACATCCATATGAAGTTTATCACTTTTAAGCGTTATAATAGTTATATAAATGACATTCTGATGTTCGTGAAATTTCTTACTAAATAACAAAATACGATAATGAACAAGCTAAGTCGGCAAATATATTCTACTCAGCCTTCATGTTTCAGGTTTTCACAACATAAGAAATGCTGACAATACCATACACGTTAGGGAAGTATTGCGAAGTATTGCGTCAAGTTTTCTGACTAGTCACTCTCCTGTTGCCATACCATAAACCAAATTATTCGTGAAGCGTGCTACATTATGCGATTTACACTGCAAATCTGGTGAACAACAATCCCTCTGCAGAGATCTAGGCAACAGAATAACACACCTGGTTTCAAGATAATACCTTGTTTTCGCTCTGAAAATGGTGTTTATTCGTTCCCTTTTACCATCTCCCTGAAGAGGCCTGCTAAAATCCTTAGATACTATTAAGGCTCCTTCAGAATCTCAAGACGTTTGTTCCTTAATCCTAAAAGCTATCAAATTAGAAACTCGGAAACTGGCCACCAGTTTCATCCCATCCGAAATGAACAATTGACGATAACAATGGAATTGAATAAAGAGGGCGCTGTGTACTTAGAATCTCATGTCGGACCACCAACGAATACACAGAGCATTCATAGGCTATATGTATACAGTCAAGTCCTGAGGCGAAATTTAAGTATCTCTTCTAGATACTTACACCGTGGAATCCATGCATAGGCTTCATCATCTTCTGACGTGTACTAAAACTAACCGTCATGAAGTTATTTGTTAATCTGCCTCTGAACGTATTGAAAGGATTCGAACAGAAGGGTAAATAGCTTCAAATAGTTTTGTTCACTTTTCTCTTTTATCTTATCAAGAACTTTTGACAATATCTTGAAGAACAACCCAGAGATTAGAGAATCCTACTCAAGTATAGTACTAAAGGATCGCCATGTTTTTCCAATTGGGTAAACCTATCGGGACAAGAGATGTTGAAATCGAACAATAGAGGTTATAAATGGTCAAAGAATGCCGTTTGCAGATTACGTATGTAAGCTATGTCGAGAGTAACTTGTTTATGACAAGTTTCTATTCGTAAATGTCTGTGACCAGTCAGACAACTTGCTAGAAGGCtagcatttatatatatatatatatttatatatatatatatatatatatatatatatatatatatatatatatatatatatatatatatatttatatatatatatatatatatatatttatatatatatatatatatatatttatatatatatatttatatatatatttatatatatatatatatatatatatatatatatatatatatatgtatatatatatatatatataatgttattgttaaattAATTGTATGCAACAAGAATACTATGTTTATAAACGTACAAAAAGGTGAACAACTAAGTAACTTAGTATATAGAAATCTCTCCATAGCCGTGTGAGATAAAATCGATGCTAATGCACACCACACTGATCTATACTTCAGTGCTTTAAGACAGGCGGGTCAAGTATTCTTAAACTTGGTGGTCAGTGCATGACCGATTCTGCTCCATTCCGTtataaacgaaaaaaaaaataaaactatttataaTTAAGCcatgtatatttattatttatttaaacagAAAGTAGTGCAGTGTAGTTCTTTCTGGTATTATTCAATACCAAAATGTAGATAAGTAGAAGCATAATTATTGGCAGCATTGCATTAagttaatgaaaagaaaagttcGAAATTTGACGCATTTGATGATCACTGTATGAAAAGTGTCTGAGATACTATGACTTTGGTGTTCTTGTTCCGACCGAAAGGTTTACTGATAGGAATTTATAAATGTTTAGCTTTCTTGTTCATATCCTACCTTCGTCTCTCTCTTTGTCACCTCCTTACATTGCACACAAAACTGATGGCATCCATGCAAATTTAGTTTCATTCAGTCTTATTTACAATTTAGGTAAATCAGAGTTTTACATGAGACTTAATATCTCAGTATATGTTAGTAACAAAACACTAAcactaaatatatgtataattgatCTATTACATTGTACATTcaacatataaataaattaagttATTTCGCAACAATTAACgtcatatatgaatatatatatatatatatatatatatatatatatatatatatatatatatatatatatcgccaAAATATACCATTGTTCAAATTGCACATTTACGTCATATTTACGTCACATACATCAAAAGTGTTGTCCTCCGTCATGATAAGGTCCTCCTTCGGTGCAGGGGAGATTGTGTCGATAGTTGTACTCCGGGTGGGCTGGAATCCACCTCTGTGGTACATTAGGTGGATTCAGTGGTATCATCGGGTCCACATGCGTGGTACTGATTCCTGATGCACACCAGTTATTGGTACAAGTTTGGTTCATGTGTAGTTCAGATGATGTCAGTCTATCTCTCTTTCTGTGACGAGCTCTCCGATTTTGAAACCAAACCTGTTGAAGAGGAAAACATTAGAAATGCACGAAGATTCAAATTACCGAGGAGTTACCAAACAAAGCAGAAGTTCGGGTTCGAACAGACGCTGAtacaaggtgggggggggggggcaacctCACATGTAGATTCCGAAGAAACCTTGCGCTGATACTAACTTATATAGTCTAAGTAAATATGCCTGAGAATCGGCACCACTGGACGTCTAAAATGTTATGGGTTTTTCTTCTGGTGAAGGACCACAGATCCTGTACATAGGAGTCGGTTTCAACGACCTCAAGGCCACGTCCCTCCCCTTTAAAAATCATGGATCCGCCCCGATTTACAAGCAGTGAAGACTTGAAGTTAAAAATACAACTTCAACTCGAATAAAATATGTAGTTTTATTTTCAGGTAAACAGAGCCACAAAGACTTATTGATTAACATTTATCTACAAATTTGACGCATTTACGTAGTACGTTTGCATTGGCCTTAAGGTCATTTTCATTAACAGTGACTGTAGATTTGGAACACTTACAATAAATATAAAGTTACTGTCTGTTATTGCTCAAtagtatgtacatgtacagtatgccccCATAACATAGATCTAAGCCCCACCACCCGCACCATCAACAACGAACATCGACCCTCCTATTTCCCCGACATGATGCAAGTAACGTCcctgtgtgacgtcattgtgtgACGTATACATTGTGTTTAGTTTTTGGCTGAAATTGTTAATCCAAGGAAGCTTTTCTTTCCGAGAATCAACTTCCAAATTATGAGAGATTTCACCTATTttataagagagagagaggggtgggaggggggaaaaCAGAGGTGGGAGCACAGGTGGTAGGGGTACCTCTTTGTATTTGATGACACGTACCTGTATTCGGGATTCTGGGATCCCTAAATCCAACGAAAGTTCTTCTCGTTCTTGTATTCCCGGATAAGGTGAGCGTTTGAATACCTTCTCTAGTGTTACAAGTTGTCCCACTGAAAAAGAAGTTCGTCGTCTTCTTCGGGCTCTTTTCTGCTTCACTTGAAGTAACTTGTTCTCCTCCGCAACCGGGATTCCGTTGTCCATGACCGTTTCTACATGCTGCTGCCTTCTATTGGTGTCGCCGCTATATTGACTTTTATCGCCAACTTGAATATAAAGGAATGAAGAAGTAACTTGtaaatgaaagcaaaatagtGTGCGTATGTAGGCGACGTTAGAGGTTCCACTTTTCTTACCAAAGGTGTAAAATACAGTAGCTGTGTGtcagaatgaatgaatgaacgaaaaTCAAAAGGGAAACGAACGAACGagtagataaataaatatatagatctataGAAACGATagaaaaaaagtaattttttatGAAGAAATTGTTGCTGAATGGAACTCGTTAGTTgtaaaacataataaaattgAGTATAAACTAGCTGATAGTTGAACAACTTGTGCAAAGTAATTGACATGGTCTTTTACGCATCCCCCCACCAACCCACCTTACGTAATAGAATCATAATTCATAAGTTTTGATGAAGAGAAAGTAATAATATAGAGAACAAAATCAACTTATTTTTATGGAATTTCGAACGAAAATCATACAATGAGTTTAGACCATGATATTACTTGGTAGAAAGTGAGCCCATCTCACTCCCATACACACTACAATCCCTCCATCTGAAAATATTTATACTGCATTACGTATAAAGGGGGTTGTGTGTAGTCACCAATAGATAACCATGTCAGCGAAAAGGGtgcactacccccccccccggcccacACTCAATTCATAGACATGCTTGTACTTTTAAGACCACACCGTGATAAAGGTTTTGTAGTATAAACCTTTGTATGTTATACCCTTACTCAGTGGCGTATGAaattacttttgagtgggggggctgaagactgatggccggcctgggggaggggtctaaggggagggggtctccccctccccttttgattttttttgcatttccaggtggccccAGATGCAATTtagtgcaatatagcacacttccaCCCACCAgatccattttgtatataattttgcattttcacctggacttagatgcaatttggtgctccaaatgagatttttttctcatttggaaatgaaaaaggggttttctgacttgcgaagcggggggtgGCGGAATGATactccgcccctccacatttttcactggggggctggcgctcccccagccccccggttcctacgcccttgccctTAATTTCATCCAATAGGCTAAAGACCATAAAATGTAATCTCTAAATTAGAATGACATACCTGTTGTGTGAGGTTGTTGTGGTTGTACAAGATGGTGGTCCTTCCAGGCAAATGGCATCCGTTCTGAACACTTAGCATTATCATTCAGCAAGGAAGAACTAAACATTAATGAATTTGATATCTCCATTACAAACTATAAGTTTTTTAAGgtcttaaaaaacaatattagtTATCATCTCTTCTGCTGTATGGCACCATCTCCACCAAAGCTGTAGCTTTATATCCATT
This window contains:
- the LOC139970620 gene encoding retinal homeobox protein Rx-B-like, with the translated sequence MEISNSLMFSSSLLNDNAKCSERMPFAWKDHHLVQPQQPHTTVGDKSQYSGDTNRRQQHVETVMDNGIPVAEENKLLQVKQKRARRRRRTSFSVGQLVTLEKVFKRSPYPGIQEREELSLDLGIPESRIQVWFQNRRARHRKRDRLTSSELHMNQTCTNNWCASGISTTHVDPMIPLNPPNVPQRWIPAHPEYNYRHNLPCTEGGPYHDGGQHF